Within the Clostridium scatologenes genome, the region TAAGCCAGCTGCAGCCATAAAGCCTCCACCACCATTAAACCTATAGTTATTTATAGCTACTGTAAATTCATCTGTATCCTTTACTGGTACTCCATTAAACTTTAAGTTCTTAATTCTGCTTATTGATTTAACTTCCCCTGTTTTAGAATCCACTGTACATGCCGGTTGTGTTAAATCAACATCATAAGTTGCTCCATATAATTGATCCAAATTATAGTCTGGAACATTTAAAGCTTTATCCTTACTTACAGCATCATTAGGATTATTTACCTGCCCATAGTATCTTGCAGAAAACTCCATCCACTTTTTAATCTGAGCTCCATTCATTTTTATTCCATATAGGAAATTCTCAAATACATATACTCCCATTATATTTTGAATTGTTATATCTCCTTTTGGTATATATGCACTTTCACTTAAAGGTGCTGCTATAGACAATTGAGTTCCTGCTCCCTTTTGTTGTACCTTGTTTATTAAGTCCATAATAGCTGTTGGCTCCATTGTTTGTCCCTTACCTGGAAATTCTCCTGATGATTGTCCAATTACTGTTGCCATATATTTCAAAGTTGTATCCTCATAAGGTTGTGCTAATTTAGTTATAGAATCATCTGCTGCGATTTTATCATCCATAGGTACTGTTTTAGCATTGATTGTTCCTATAGTTCCATTTGCATTTATATTTATATCTAATTGCGAAACATATTGTCCTGATTTTGCTGGTTCAGTAACAGGAACAACTTTTCCAGAAGGATTCTTCAATGTAACATCGCTGGATATATTTTTATGAGCATGTCCACATATTATAGCATCTATGCCATTTACACTTGTTGCCAAAGCTTTTACTTGATTTTCAGGTATTGTATCTGTAGCTGTTTCTTCTCCACTATGGATAGTAACTATTACTAAATCTGCCTTCTCATCATTTCTTAATATTGGAACCCACTTTTTAGCTTCATCCACTGGATCATTAAATTTTAATCCATTGTAGTTAGATGCATTTTCCCAATTAGGAATACACTTAGTTGTTAATCCTAATATACCAACTTTAACATTTTTTCCATTTACATTAAGAGTTTTTGTAATATAAGGTTTTACAAAGTTTGAACTATCAGAAGTTTTATAAGTATTTGCTGATAATACATTTACATTTTCTTTTTGAGCATCTTTAATTACCCTGTTTAAAACTTCTAATCCATAATTGAATTCATGGTTACCAAGTGTCCATGAATCATATTTCATAGCCCCCATAACCTTCATCATTGGATATTCTGACTTTGTATCTACTTTGTCATAGTAATAAGATAATGGTGTTCCTTGAATAGTATCACCAGAATCCACAAGCATTACATTTGGATTTGCATTTCTTAAGTTATTTACATAAGTTGAAACTTTAGCTAGTCCTAAATTTGCAGCTTTTCCTGTGCTGTAATCTATAGGATATATACTTCCGTGAATGTCTGAAGTTCCTACTATGGATATTTGTGAAGCCCCATTAGTGGCTATTCTCTTATCCATTGAAGCTATTATACCCTTATTTGCTTTTATGTTTTCAATTAATGAATCTCTTACAAGTATATGCGTATCATTATAAGTTTCTTTAACTGATGACTCATTAAATACAACAAAGCCATCTCCTCCTGTTGCCATAAAATCATTAGTAGCAACCTTCAAGGTTTCTTTATCAGAAATAGCTGTTCCATCTGCCTTTTTTATATCTATTACTCTATTTCCAGATGGTTTTGTTGAATCATAAGTAACCTTAAGTCCCGACATTTGAACTCCAACTCCATTGTCTGCAAAGGCTTCTTCAAATACCTTTGTTAACTGAGCTTTATTCATCTTTACTGTAGTTACTACATTATCAAAAGGCATTAAGTAAAATATTGTTCCAACTGTTATGTCACCTTTTGGTATATCAACTCTTATTCCTCCATTATTTTGCAACCCAACATCTGCATTTCCTTTATTTTTTATAATATCAGCTGTCCAATTTCCCAAATAAGATTCTCCAAAAGGAGCTGTATCTTGTTTTCTAGTTAAATCTTTATCTGTCTTGCCTATAACTTCATTGAAGGTTGAACCAACTTGCTTTTTAGCATCAGCTACTATGGATAATGCATTAGCATCAGTGATTGGATTTTTTGCTTTGTATCCATTATCTTTATTATTATCTAATGCTATATAACTTGTAGTTGGATTTATAAATGATACTTTTCCTGAAGATTCTACAGACATTTTTAAATCTATAAAACCTTTTGCTTGCGCTTTACCTATAACAACTGGTATACCTGTTTTACTTACAGCTTGTACAGCAGTATGTGAATGTCCTCCTAACACTGCATCTACATTGGAAAGCTTGTCTGCTATGTCAAAAACTTTACCTGTTTTACAGTCTTGATTACTTCCTTCATGCATAAGTGCTAAAATTACATCTGCTTTTTTATTATCTTTAATGTCCTTAGCTAAATTATTTATCTCATTTAAAGGATCTGTAAACTTATAATTTGCTACATTATTTGGAAGAACTATTCCTGGTGTTTCTGTAGTTATTGCACCTATAACTGCAATTTTTACTCCATCTTTATTTATAATTTTATATGGCTCAAAAACTCTTTCTCCAGTATTTTTATTATAAAGATTTGAACATACAATTGAATATTTGGAATCCTTCATTGTAGTGTTTATAATTTTGTCTAGTCCCCAATCAAATTCATGATTTCCAAGAGCTGTTACTTCCATTCCAATACTGCTCATTAACTTTTGTACAGGAACTCCAAATAAAACATTTGACATTGGTGAACCTTGATACAAATCTCCTCCCCCAAGAACCAGTGTTCTATTTGGATTTGCATTTTTAATATTGTCAATATTTTTAGCAAGTACTGCTCCTGCAGGTAATGGAGGTGTGCTTGCATCCTCTAATGCACCATGAAAATCTGTAATTTCAATTAAATCAAATAATTTTCCAGATTCACTTGCTTTAACATCTGTAAAAGCAGTTGGTGTTAAAAGTGATACTACCATTAGTACTGTCATTACTAAGGATGTAAACTTCTTGTTTTTAAAAGCTTTTAACAAAATTATCATCTACCTTCCTTTTAATTTATAGTCTATTGGAAATATATTCACATATAAAAATTATATAACAATGTTAATTTTTTGTAAATTGGTAACCGAATGTTTATAAAAATAAACTACAACTTAAAATTACTTTAATTCTTCATGTTGATACATATATGTAAGTGTAATATACTTTAAAGAAAACGTCATAATTTTATGAAAGAGGTGAACATTAAAGTAGATTTAACATCTATTTTTTATTAATTATGAGACATATATTTGAAAACGAAGAAGATTTTAGACAACACTTTAAATTTTTATCTTATATTTCTGTCCCATTTTTTTTAATACACAGTAATGATACTATAAAAGAATATAATTCTCCCGCTGTTGAAATGCTTCATACTATTTACATGGATGAAAATATAAAAACTTTTAATTCTAAATTTGCCAATATTTTATGGTTCATTGAAGAGGATTTTATTAAGTTTAAAACAAGCATTAAACAAAATAAAATTTTTGTCAAAGAAGTAAAACTAAATAATATTACCTGGAAATTTAATGGGCAATTTATAAAACATAATGATTCAATATTTTTAATTATAAATTATCGCCTGCAAAAAGATGAATACACAAAAAAAGCTTTACAGTTAGCTGCCATAGCTAATGCATCTGAAGATGCTATAATAGGAAAAACTTTAGATGGTAAAATAATAAGCTGGAATAAGGCCGCTGAAAGGATTTTTGGATATAGTGAGCAAGAACTTTTAGGTAAAAAATTTTCTATATTAGATAATAATGAAAATAATAAAATTTTATACAGTACAATAAGCAAAAATGGAGTTAAAAACTATGAAATAGAAACTATAAATAAAAATAATGAAGTAATATATTTATCCATAAGCATATCACCTGTTAAAAATTATAGTGGAGATACTGTATGTGACTCTGTTATTGCTCGAGATATAACTGAAAATAAAAAGCTTCATAAAGAATTATATAATAGCGAAAAAAAATTCAGAAGTATATATGAACAATCTCCTATAGGAATAGAGCTTTTTGATGCTGATGGAGAAGTTATATCTTCAAATGAATCCTTCTGCAAGATGTTTAACTTAGATGATATAAAAGAATTCAAATATTCTAATTTCTTTAATACTCCTCATATTTATGAAAGTGTAAAAAATAGAATTAAAAATAAAAAAACTTCTCGTGTCACTTGCAAATATAAATTAACTCAGCGCGCTGACTTTGAAACAAATAAAAATAGGATTTATTATTTTGATATTGTAACTGCTCCTATACTAAATGAAAAAAAAGATTTAACTGCAATTTTATTACAAGTACAAGACATTACCAAAATTAAAACTGTAGAAAAAAAAGTTCAAAATTTCACTAATTTATCTGACGATATATTCTCTATCTTTGATTATGATGGTAAGTTCCTCCAAATAAGTGCTGGCATGAACAAAATTTTGGAATGGAATGAAAAAGATGCTCTATATAAAAACTTTAAAGACTTTGTTCATCCTGATGATATTCAAGGTTGTGTAAACGATTTTTCGTATTTGTTAAAATATGGTAGGCACATATTTAAAAATAGATGCATTTGTAAAAATGGAAACTATAAATGGATTGAATGGAACTCATTCGTAATAAAAGAATATAGTCTTATTTATTCTATTGGGAGAGATATAACTAAGAGAATGGAAAATGAAGAAGAACTAAAAAAGGCCAAAATTGCAGCTGAAGAAGCCAATATTGAAAAAAGTAGATTTTTAGCTAATATGAGTCATGAAATAAGAACTCCAATAAATGGAATAATGGGTATGACAGATTTAACTTTGATGACAGAATTGACAAATGAGCAAAGAGAATATTTAAATATGGTAAAATCTTCTTCAAAACACTTACTAGATATAATAAATGATATTTTAGATATATCTAAAATTGAATCTGGGAAATTTAAACTTGACTTAGTACCTTTTAACCTTGAAGAGAGGATTTCCAAAATGGTTAAAAATATCTCTGTCCTTGCTTATAAAAAGTTTATTGAAGTTATGTATTTTATTGATCCTAATATTAGCGAAGGTAATATTATAGGTGATCCTTCAAAATTGGACCAAATATTAATGAATTTGCTAAGCAATGCTATTAAGTTTACAGACAGAGGAAATATAATAGTCTGCGCCAAAAAAGTTGAAGGACCTAAAGATAAAATTAAAATTCAATTTTCTGTTAGCGATACTGGAATTGGAATTCCTGAAGATAAAATGGACAGGCTTTTTAAAACCTTTAGTCAAATAGATGATTCGTATACTAAAAAATATGGTGGTACTGGATTGGGACTTTCAATATCCAAAAACCTTGTAAATATGATGAACGGCAATATATGGGTAACAAGTAAACATAATCAAGGAAGTTGTTTCTATTTTACCGCAGAATTTTCTGAGGATGAAAATTCATCAAAATGTTTTTTAGAAGATGATAATGAAATTACAAGTACTGTAAAATACACAAAAAAAGTAACAACAAATATAAAACAAGTTAATAACTCTAAAAACATTTTAATTGTAGATGACAACGAAATAAACCAAAGATTTATTTCTACCCTAATAAGTAAGAGAGGTTATAATTATTTTACTGCTTTCGATGGCATTGAAGCTTTAAACTTATTAAATCAAGTAAACAAAATTGATCTAATTCTTATGGATATTCAAATGCCTAATTTAAATGGACTAAACACAACTAAACGCATTCGCAATATAGAAACAGATACCAAAAATCATATTCCAATTATAGCAATGACAGCCTATGCCATGATAGGCGATAGGGAAAAATTTTTATCAGCAGGAATGGATGATTATATTTCTAAACCAATTGACTATACTACACTTTATAAATTAATAGATAAATTTCTTTCCAATAACTTAACATAAGTCGCAAGTTAAGAGTTAATAATTAAGAATTAATAGTTAAGGATGATTTTTTGTAGTGTAACGGAAAAAATCCACATTAACTATTAATTCTTCATTCTTAACTATTAACTAAAAATATTGTGTCTCATAATTTTTAAACTGTTAAAGTTTAAACTTTTCTGTGACCTTATTTAATTTTGATGAAATTTTGTCAAGTTTTTCTAAACTCTTAGATACTTTTTCAACAGCTTCATATTGTTCTGTCACAGAAGCAGATATTTCTTGTGTTGCTGCTACTGATTTTTGTGTAATATCAGATATATTTGTTATGAAACTAATAGCTATTTCCTTGTTTTCATCTACTTTATTAATACTTGATGCCTGACATTCTACTTGTCTCATTGTATTTTTAACTGCCTTTCCAGTTGAAAAAAATGATTTTTCAGCTTCTGCCATAGCAGAATTAGCTTCTTCAATGGCTTTGTTACTATGTTCCATATTCAATTTAGTATTTTCTATTTCACCTTGTATATCTTTCACTATTTTTTCTATTTGTTTTGCAGAATTTGTTGTTTCTTCAGATAGTTTTCTTATTTCATCTGCAACTATAGCAAATCCTCTTCCAGCATCACCAGCTCTTGCTGCTTCTATCGCTGCATTAAGTGCTAAAAGATTAGTTTGGCTTGCAATTGATTCTATAGCATTAACAATTTCACCAATATCTCCTGACTTATTAGATAAATAATCCACATTGTTAGATATCTTTTTTACACTGCTATTATTTATTTCAAACTTTTCTATAAGCTTCTTCATTGCTTCCATACCCATTAAATTAATTTTTTGAGTCGCCTTAGATAACTTTCTAACCCTGTCAGATCCTTGTACTGCTATTTTTATTTCCTCAGCTAAACTTGATAATTTTTCATTTCCACTCTCAGAATTCTTTGCTTCTTCCACTGACATTTTTGATATCTCTTCTATTGTGGCAATTAAATTTTCAATTGAAGATACTGCTTCTTTACTTGATGTATAAACTTCTTTATAATATTCTGAAATATCCTCTGAATTTTCCTTAATAATTTTAGCTATACTTCTAAGCCTCTCTCTTAAACTATAAACAGACTTCACCATATTGCTAGTTTC harbors:
- a CDS encoding methyl-accepting chemotaxis protein gives rise to the protein MKILLLFMAFVIIQCIILMLIHNKFIKPIKIATEIINVTADLDLTVQQKTNELQFFLNGKSETSNMVKSVYSLRERLRSIAKIIKENSEDISEYYKEVYTSSKEAVSSIENLIATIEEISKMSVEEAKNSESGNEKLSSLAEEIKIAVQGSDRVRKLSKATQKINLMGMEAMKKLIEKFEINNSSVKKISNNVDYLSNKSGDIGEIVNAIESIASQTNLLALNAAIEAARAGDAGRGFAIVADEIRKLSEETTNSAKQIEKIVKDIQGEIENTKLNMEHSNKAIEEANSAMAEAEKSFFSTGKAVKNTMRQVECQASSINKVDENKEIAISFITNISDITQKSVAATQEISASVTEQYEAVEKVSKSLEKLDKISSKLNKVTEKFKL
- a CDS encoding 5'-nucleotidase C-terminal domain-containing protein, with the protein product MIILLKAFKNKKFTSLVMTVLMVVSLLTPTAFTDVKASESGKLFDLIEITDFHGALEDASTPPLPAGAVLAKNIDNIKNANPNRTLVLGGGDLYQGSPMSNVLFGVPVQKLMSSIGMEVTALGNHEFDWGLDKIINTTMKDSKYSIVCSNLYNKNTGERVFEPYKIINKDGVKIAVIGAITTETPGIVLPNNVANYKFTDPLNEINNLAKDIKDNKKADVILALMHEGSNQDCKTGKVFDIADKLSNVDAVLGGHSHTAVQAVSKTGIPVVIGKAQAKGFIDLKMSVESSGKVSFINPTTSYIALDNNKDNGYKAKNPITDANALSIVADAKKQVGSTFNEVIGKTDKDLTRKQDTAPFGESYLGNWTADIIKNKGNADVGLQNNGGIRVDIPKGDITVGTIFYLMPFDNVVTTVKMNKAQLTKVFEEAFADNGVGVQMSGLKVTYDSTKPSGNRVIDIKKADGTAISDKETLKVATNDFMATGGDGFVVFNESSVKETYNDTHILVRDSLIENIKANKGIIASMDKRIATNGASQISIVGTSDIHGSIYPIDYSTGKAANLGLAKVSTYVNNLRNANPNVMLVDSGDTIQGTPLSYYYDKVDTKSEYPMMKVMGAMKYDSWTLGNHEFNYGLEVLNRVIKDAQKENVNVLSANTYKTSDSSNFVKPYITKTLNVNGKNVKVGILGLTTKCIPNWENASNYNGLKFNDPVDEAKKWVPILRNDEKADLVIVTIHSGEETATDTIPENQVKALATSVNGIDAIICGHAHKNISSDVTLKNPSGKVVPVTEPAKSGQYVSQLDININANGTIGTINAKTVPMDDKIAADDSITKLAQPYEDTTLKYMATVIGQSSGEFPGKGQTMEPTAIMDLINKVQQKGAGTQLSIAAPLSESAYIPKGDITIQNIMGVYVFENFLYGIKMNGAQIKKWMEFSARYYGQVNNPNDAVSKDKALNVPDYNLDQLYGATYDVDLTQPACTVDSKTGEVKSISRIKNLKFNGVPVKDTDEFTVAINNYRFNGGGGFMAAAGLKPGDTSIVMYDSAKALGDDGQVRNMMTKYIQENKTITPTVDKNWKLSTTPIYPFTVQTIKGADRYETAANISKNGWDKGSDYAIIASGEVFADALCAAPMAKKFNAPILLTQQNKLPESSKAELERLNVKHVIIVGGEGSVSKQIEGNIQNDLKVKPEVKRIYGKNRFETSVNIAKEVGIKDKAIFVNGYNYPDALSVSSVAASKGMPILLTEGNRLPDSVGAYINENKAKNFYIIGLDGAISKSVEVSLDKVLSKNAVRLGGSNRFETNVAVMKEFQNDLKLDKMFVALGDGATGTEFADGLSGSALAAQSSSAIMLVYNNVPKVTTDYINSNTNPNSIVILLGGQTKLPVGIGN
- a CDS encoding PAS domain S-box protein, producing MRHIFENEEDFRQHFKFLSYISVPFFLIHSNDTIKEYNSPAVEMLHTIYMDENIKTFNSKFANILWFIEEDFIKFKTSIKQNKIFVKEVKLNNITWKFNGQFIKHNDSIFLIINYRLQKDEYTKKALQLAAIANASEDAIIGKTLDGKIISWNKAAERIFGYSEQELLGKKFSILDNNENNKILYSTISKNGVKNYEIETINKNNEVIYLSISISPVKNYSGDTVCDSVIARDITENKKLHKELYNSEKKFRSIYEQSPIGIELFDADGEVISSNESFCKMFNLDDIKEFKYSNFFNTPHIYESVKNRIKNKKTSRVTCKYKLTQRADFETNKNRIYYFDIVTAPILNEKKDLTAILLQVQDITKIKTVEKKVQNFTNLSDDIFSIFDYDGKFLQISAGMNKILEWNEKDALYKNFKDFVHPDDIQGCVNDFSYLLKYGRHIFKNRCICKNGNYKWIEWNSFVIKEYSLIYSIGRDITKRMENEEELKKAKIAAEEANIEKSRFLANMSHEIRTPINGIMGMTDLTLMTELTNEQREYLNMVKSSSKHLLDIINDILDISKIESGKFKLDLVPFNLEERISKMVKNISVLAYKKFIEVMYFIDPNISEGNIIGDPSKLDQILMNLLSNAIKFTDRGNIIVCAKKVEGPKDKIKIQFSVSDTGIGIPEDKMDRLFKTFSQIDDSYTKKYGGTGLGLSISKNLVNMMNGNIWVTSKHNQGSCFYFTAEFSEDENSSKCFLEDDNEITSTVKYTKKVTTNIKQVNNSKNILIVDDNEINQRFISTLISKRGYNYFTAFDGIEALNLLNQVNKIDLILMDIQMPNLNGLNTTKRIRNIETDTKNHIPIIAMTAYAMIGDREKFLSAGMDDYISKPIDYTTLYKLIDKFLSNNLT